In Terriglobales bacterium, the following proteins share a genomic window:
- the rpsP gene encoding 30S ribosomal protein S16 produces the protein MIRLARVGARKQPYYRVVVIEKDRARNGRSVEVVGQYNPRTNPATVNIKRERVDYWVGKGAQMSDRVRVLVSKLPAATTAA, from the coding sequence ATGATTCGTTTAGCGCGCGTTGGAGCGCGCAAGCAACCGTATTACCGTGTCGTCGTGATCGAGAAAGACCGTGCCCGCAATGGCCGTTCTGTTGAGGTCGTTGGCCAGTACAATCCGCGCACGAACCCCGCGACTGTGAACATCAAGCGGGAACGTGTGGATTACTGGGTGGGCAAGGGCGCGCAGATGTCCGATCGCGTTCGCGTGTTGGTTTCGAAGCTGCCCGCGGCTACAACCGCAGCATAG
- a CDS encoding STAS domain-containing protein, producing the protein MALQAGTQAGRDFSYRTESIENGLLVMCKGRLVAGATSGFLADVKMMFRPDQRIVLDLCDVTHLDSSGLGALVQVLVSSRSAGCRLQLYNLSRPVKQLFGITHLLNAFENCGAYLTKMP; encoded by the coding sequence ATGGCATTACAAGCAGGAACACAGGCAGGGCGGGACTTCAGCTATCGAACGGAGAGCATTGAGAACGGCTTGCTCGTGATGTGCAAGGGCCGACTTGTGGCAGGGGCGACATCCGGGTTTCTTGCCGACGTAAAAATGATGTTTCGGCCCGATCAAAGGATCGTGCTGGACCTCTGTGATGTAACGCACCTGGATAGCTCAGGGTTGGGAGCGCTGGTTCAGGTTCTGGTCTCGTCGAGGTCAGCTGGATGCCGCCTGCAACTCTACAATCTAAGCAGGCCGGTGAAGCAGTTGTTCGGCATAACGCATTTGCTGAATGCGTTTGAGAACTGCGGGGCTTATCTGACGAAGATGCCGTAA
- a CDS encoding DUF962 domain-containing protein, whose product MLGGKTSEQWIAQYASSHQHPVNRMCHTFGIPTIVVSLLLGVGGFWHRPLWKWALALFVVGWVLQFIGHAFERKLPEFFHDWRFLFVGLRWWAAKIRGRA is encoded by the coding sequence ATGTTGGGTGGGAAGACCAGTGAGCAGTGGATTGCGCAGTACGCCTCGAGCCATCAGCATCCGGTAAATCGCATGTGCCACACGTTCGGGATCCCGACGATTGTGGTGTCTCTGCTGTTGGGGGTTGGGGGCTTTTGGCATCGTCCACTGTGGAAGTGGGCGCTAGCGCTGTTTGTTGTGGGATGGGTGCTCCAGTTCATCGGCCATGCATTCGAGCGAAAGTTGCCAGAATTCTTCCACGACTGGCGCTTCCTGTTTGTGGGATTGCGGTGGTGGGCCGCAAAAATCAGGGGTCGTGCCTAA
- the purE gene encoding 5-(carboxyamino)imidazole ribonucleotide mutase — MANTNAGSPLVGIIMGSKSDLDMLTPASEILKELGVPHEMKIVSAHRTPDRMIEYAETAESRGLEVIIAGAGGAAHLPGMVAAKTTLPVLGVPVPATMLQGIDSLLSIVQMPKGVPVGTLAIGKPGAANAGLFAISILANKRPELREKLKAWRNARREEVLKQELP, encoded by the coding sequence ATGGCAAACACAAACGCCGGCTCTCCGTTGGTCGGTATCATCATGGGATCGAAGAGCGATCTGGACATGCTCACTCCCGCCTCCGAAATCCTGAAAGAATTGGGCGTGCCTCACGAGATGAAGATCGTCTCTGCCCACCGCACTCCTGACCGGATGATCGAATACGCCGAGACTGCCGAATCGCGGGGTCTCGAAGTCATCATCGCTGGCGCGGGCGGCGCGGCTCATCTGCCGGGCATGGTGGCGGCAAAAACCACCCTGCCCGTTCTGGGAGTGCCCGTCCCCGCCACGATGTTGCAGGGCATCGACTCCCTTCTCTCCATCGTGCAGATGCCCAAGGGTGTACCCGTCGGCACACTCGCCATCGGCAAGCCTGGTGCTGCCAACGCCGGATTGTTCGCCATCTCCATACTCGCCAACAAGCGTCCTGAACTGCGCGAGAAGCTGAAGGCCTGGCGCAATGCGCGTCGTGAAGAAGTCCTCAAACAGGAGTTGCCGTAG
- the purK gene encoding 5-(carboxyamino)imidazole ribonucleotide synthase, which yields MAAILPGSTIGFFGGGQLGRMTAMVARSFGYRIQVIDPDRDCPAGYIADHSIAASFSDVEAAVTMAKHCDVLTLEIEKIGLDALNAAAHFAPVRPSARVLEIIQDRAKQKDWLAKHGFPIGDYRKAASVQELAEAIEQVGPRVFAKAAFGGYDGRGQFEITSPTQAAEAWDALHAPLVVAEKTLDLECEVSMMVARRPSGQTMVFPPAMNYHEQRILAWSVTPAPVSERITKDASEIANEIARKIEIEGLLAIEMFVTTDGRLLVNELAPRPHNSFHATQRACVTSQFEQLMRAVCDLPLGSVELLRPAAIANLLGDLWLEGSHPDFESALAIPGVRLHLYEKHTPRPGRKMGHLSAIGDTVEEALDRVKHAYHCLEKC from the coding sequence GTGGCTGCTATTCTTCCCGGCTCCACCATTGGATTTTTCGGCGGAGGCCAACTCGGCCGCATGACCGCCATGGTTGCGCGCTCGTTCGGCTATCGCATCCAGGTCATCGATCCCGATCGCGACTGTCCCGCCGGATACATCGCCGATCACTCCATCGCCGCCAGTTTCAGCGACGTCGAAGCTGCCGTCACCATGGCCAAGCACTGCGATGTGCTGACACTCGAAATCGAGAAGATCGGTCTCGACGCATTGAATGCCGCGGCCCACTTCGCGCCGGTACGCCCTTCAGCGCGAGTGCTTGAAATTATCCAGGACCGTGCCAAGCAGAAAGATTGGCTCGCGAAGCACGGCTTTCCTATCGGTGACTACCGCAAAGCTGCTTCGGTTCAGGAACTCGCCGAAGCCATCGAGCAAGTCGGACCCCGCGTGTTCGCCAAGGCTGCTTTTGGTGGGTACGACGGCCGGGGCCAGTTCGAGATCACTTCACCCACCCAAGCCGCGGAAGCCTGGGATGCGCTCCACGCACCCTTGGTCGTCGCCGAGAAAACTCTCGACCTCGAGTGCGAAGTCTCCATGATGGTCGCCCGCCGTCCGTCCGGACAGACCATGGTCTTTCCTCCGGCGATGAACTACCACGAGCAGCGCATCCTCGCGTGGTCCGTAACGCCTGCCCCGGTTTCCGAACGCATCACCAAAGACGCTTCTGAAATTGCCAACGAGATCGCCCGCAAAATCGAGATCGAAGGCCTGCTCGCCATCGAAATGTTCGTCACCACGGACGGCCGCCTGCTCGTCAACGAACTCGCTCCTCGACCGCACAACAGCTTTCATGCCACCCAGCGTGCGTGCGTCACCAGCCAGTTCGAGCAACTGATGCGCGCCGTCTGCGATCTGCCGCTGGGCTCAGTGGAATTGCTTCGTCCTGCTGCTATCGCAAATTTGCTCGGCGACCTCTGGCTCGAAGGAAGTCATCCGGATTTCGAATCTGCCCTGGCGATCCCCGGCGTTCGTCTGCACCTTTACGAGAAACACACGCCGCGCCCGGGAAGAAAGATGGGACACCTCAGCGCGATCGGTGACACCGTCGAAGAGGCACTCGACCGCGTGAAGCACGCCTACCACTGTCTCGAAAAGTGTTGA
- a CDS encoding glycoside hydrolase family 125 protein, protein MHRREAIKLTVGTAASIAIFNHSNLFAESFVSKRPPAHQRKFVSEAVEAKIAEVRKRLGDTELAWLFGNCFPNTLDTTVRYQTLDGRPDAFVITGDIPAMWLRDSSAQVWPYLPLAKEDAKLRDLVAGVINRQTRSILIDPYANAFNFGSEGGEWKDDLTAMKPELHERKWEIDSLCYPIRLAHEYARVTNDVSPFDARWKEAMRLVLKTFREQQRFDGRGPYSFRRKTTTPNDTLNLNGFGNPVRPCGLIASGFRPSDDACIYPFLIPSNLFAVVSLRQLHDLAQRVHDDELAKNALGLSDQVHAAVMKFGVAQHPKYGQIYAYEVDGFGNQLFMDDANVPSLLALPYLGAANNDDPVYRNTRTFVLSEDNPYFFKGKAAEGIGGPHIGMNMVWPLSIIVRGLTANDKAEMSMCLSTLQRTHAGTGFMHESFDKDDPAKFTRPWFAWANTLFGELVLKSLA, encoded by the coding sequence ATGCACCGTCGCGAAGCCATCAAGCTAACTGTTGGGACAGCCGCTTCCATCGCCATCTTCAACCATTCGAATCTGTTCGCCGAGAGCTTTGTTTCGAAGCGACCTCCCGCACATCAACGCAAGTTCGTGAGCGAAGCGGTTGAGGCGAAGATCGCCGAAGTGAGGAAGAGACTCGGTGATACCGAACTTGCGTGGCTGTTCGGGAACTGCTTCCCGAATACGCTCGATACGACAGTCCGCTACCAGACGCTTGACGGACGCCCGGATGCATTCGTCATCACCGGCGATATCCCTGCAATGTGGCTGCGCGATTCCAGCGCACAGGTCTGGCCCTACTTGCCGCTGGCGAAAGAGGATGCAAAGCTGCGCGACCTAGTGGCGGGGGTTATCAACCGCCAGACGCGGTCCATTCTTATCGACCCCTATGCAAACGCATTCAATTTCGGATCTGAGGGCGGTGAATGGAAAGACGACCTCACGGCGATGAAGCCGGAATTGCACGAGCGCAAGTGGGAGATCGACTCGCTCTGCTACCCGATTCGGCTGGCACACGAATACGCGCGAGTCACGAATGACGTGTCGCCCTTCGACGCCCGTTGGAAAGAGGCGATGAGGCTGGTCCTGAAGACCTTCCGCGAACAGCAGCGATTTGATGGACGCGGACCTTATTCCTTCCGTCGCAAGACTACAACGCCGAACGATACGCTCAACCTGAACGGCTTCGGCAATCCTGTCCGGCCATGCGGACTTATCGCGAGCGGTTTTCGTCCGAGTGACGATGCCTGCATTTATCCGTTCCTCATTCCGTCGAACCTGTTTGCGGTGGTATCGCTGCGGCAATTGCATGATCTCGCGCAGCGTGTCCACGATGATGAACTGGCGAAGAACGCGCTTGGTCTTTCCGATCAGGTTCATGCGGCGGTGATGAAGTTCGGAGTTGCACAGCATCCGAAGTACGGCCAGATCTATGCGTATGAGGTGGATGGCTTCGGGAATCAGCTATTCATGGATGACGCCAACGTGCCGAGCCTGCTGGCGCTTCCGTACCTGGGCGCTGCGAACAACGATGATCCGGTGTATCGCAATACGCGGACGTTCGTGCTCAGCGAAGATAATCCGTACTTCTTCAAGGGAAAAGCTGCGGAAGGAATCGGGGGGCCGCACATCGGAATGAACATGGTTTGGCCGCTCTCGATTATTGTTCGCGGCCTGACGGCGAATGACAAAGCGGAAATGAGTATGTGCCTCAGCACGCTTCAGCGCACACACGCTGGGACCGGATTTATGCACGAGTCGTTCGATAAGGACGATCCCGCAAAATTCACGCGCCCATGGTTCGCCTGGGCGAACACGCTGTTCGGAGAGTTGGTACTGAAGTCGCTCGCCTGA
- a CDS encoding NAD(P)/FAD-dependent oxidoreductase: MPSSDCKRRDFLKTLIASAAFVGLDWDSLPFADASTLPENQYDAVIIGSGLGGLSCAAAFARQGFKPLVLEQHDRPGGYATSFQRPGGFEFDVSLHSTTVGDRNGVFNLIPGFPEITDVEFVPHPTLFRAIFPQHDFTVANRNINSFVDQLTKAFPAEKDSIKTLFDDMAGLANDFGKLFQARGNVDFSRFPIDFPHLYKYSGSTWAQIVDPIIKDPKLKGIISAQWGYYGLPPSKLASTYYAGPLYSYLTSGGFYPRGRSQTISNAFVKFIESRGGKVMLNSQVEKILVKDGKAYGVATADKTEYLGKVVVSNASGYSTFHTMLDPKQLPADYLTKLDSYSVSLSCFQVFLGLKKDLVREVGIKDAEIFYNTSYDPEADYKAALNCDTTNPGFGLSLYDNLFEGYSPKGKNTVNILTLQGYEHWKPFEADYWKGNKTAYNKEKYRIAEILIKQAEKVLPGLGKAIEVKEIGTPLTNIRYTGNYRGAIYGFDQTLDNSNPRRIGHTTPIKNLYLAGAWTKPGHGYGAVIPSGLECFGEIMKNWA, encoded by the coding sequence ATGCCCTCTTCCGACTGCAAACGTCGCGACTTCCTCAAAACCCTGATCGCATCCGCCGCGTTCGTCGGACTCGACTGGGATTCTCTTCCCTTCGCCGACGCTTCCACGCTTCCCGAGAATCAATATGACGCCGTCATCATCGGCTCCGGTCTCGGCGGCCTGAGTTGCGCGGCTGCCTTCGCGCGCCAGGGCTTTAAGCCTCTCGTACTCGAACAGCACGACCGCCCTGGCGGATATGCGACAAGCTTCCAGCGGCCCGGCGGCTTCGAGTTCGACGTCTCTCTGCACTCCACCACCGTCGGCGACCGCAACGGAGTTTTCAATCTGATTCCCGGCTTCCCCGAAATCACCGACGTGGAATTTGTTCCGCACCCGACTCTCTTCCGCGCCATCTTTCCGCAACACGATTTCACCGTCGCCAATCGCAACATCAACTCCTTCGTCGATCAGCTCACGAAGGCATTCCCCGCCGAAAAGGACTCGATCAAGACGCTGTTCGACGACATGGCAGGCCTCGCGAACGATTTCGGCAAGTTGTTTCAAGCGCGTGGCAACGTCGACTTCAGTCGCTTCCCCATCGACTTCCCGCACCTCTATAAGTATTCCGGCAGCACCTGGGCACAGATCGTCGACCCCATCATCAAAGATCCGAAGCTCAAGGGCATCATCTCCGCGCAGTGGGGATATTACGGACTGCCACCCTCCAAGCTTGCTAGCACGTATTACGCCGGACCGCTTTACTCGTACCTGACCTCCGGCGGCTTTTACCCGCGTGGACGCTCGCAGACCATCAGCAACGCTTTCGTGAAATTTATCGAGTCGCGTGGCGGCAAAGTAATGTTGAACAGCCAGGTCGAGAAGATCCTTGTGAAAGACGGCAAGGCCTATGGCGTTGCGACCGCCGACAAGACCGAATACCTCGGCAAAGTCGTGGTCTCGAATGCCAGTGGCTATTCCACCTTCCACACCATGCTCGATCCGAAACAGCTTCCGGCGGACTACCTGACCAAGCTCGATAGCTACAGCGTCAGCCTCTCCTGCTTCCAGGTCTTTCTCGGGTTGAAGAAAGACCTCGTCCGCGAAGTCGGTATCAAGGACGCCGAAATCTTCTACAACACCAGCTACGATCCCGAAGCCGACTACAAAGCAGCCCTGAACTGCGACACCACCAATCCCGGATTCGGCCTCTCGCTCTACGACAACCTGTTCGAAGGCTACTCACCGAAAGGGAAGAACACCGTCAATATCCTCACGCTCCAGGGATACGAGCACTGGAAACCCTTCGAGGCCGATTACTGGAAGGGCAACAAGACCGCTTACAACAAGGAGAAGTACCGTATTGCCGAAATTCTCATCAAGCAGGCTGAGAAGGTACTGCCGGGGCTCGGTAAGGCTATCGAGGTGAAGGAAATCGGCACGCCGCTCACCAACATTCGGTACACCGGAAATTACCGAGGAGCCATTTACGGCTTCGACCAGACGCTCGACAATTCCAACCCGCGTCGGATCGGCCACACCACTCCTATCAAGAACCTCTATCTTGCGGGCGCGTGGACCAAACCGGGACACGGCTACGGAGCTGTGATTCCGAGCGGACTCGAATGCTTCGGGGAAATCATGAAGAACTGGGCCTGA
- the ffh gene encoding signal recognition particle protein, whose amino-acid sequence MFDNLTEKLQRTFKNLRGQGKLTEENIGEALREIRLALLEADVNVKVVKDLTDHIREKALGTEVMTALSPGEQLVKVVRDELAGLLGRDTAKFKFSSQPPTVVLMAGLQGSGKTTTSGKLANWLKKGGHRPMLVSVDVYRPAARDQLKVVADAIKAPIYVGKLEKADTENVVRLAKEARREAATFGCDVLIVDTAGRLHIDEQLMEEMQALKAQLNPSEILFVADSMTGQDAVKSADEFHKRLTLTGVVLTKMDGDARGGAALSIRSVTGQPIKFIGIGEKYDALEPFHPDRIVGRILGMGDIMSLIEKAEQNIDKKKAEDFAKKALGGDGFSLEDFRDQLRQVRKMGSFSSLLGMLPKVGPLAGLQAAADNFDEKELVRVEAIINSMTKYERDHHDVINGQRRKRIARGSGTTIQDVNNLLRQYAQMRKMFKDMGKASFSRKLAGMRMPSGFGR is encoded by the coding sequence GTGTTTGACAATTTAACCGAGAAACTTCAACGAACATTCAAGAACCTGCGCGGACAGGGCAAGCTCACCGAAGAGAATATCGGCGAAGCCCTGCGCGAAATCCGTTTGGCCCTGCTCGAAGCCGACGTCAACGTCAAGGTCGTCAAAGACCTTACGGATCACATCCGCGAAAAAGCCCTCGGCACTGAGGTGATGACCGCCCTCTCGCCCGGCGAGCAACTCGTAAAGGTCGTCCGCGACGAACTCGCCGGCCTGCTCGGGCGCGACACCGCAAAATTCAAGTTCTCGTCCCAACCGCCCACGGTCGTTCTTATGGCTGGACTGCAAGGTTCCGGTAAGACCACCACCTCCGGCAAGCTCGCGAACTGGCTGAAGAAGGGCGGACACCGCCCCATGCTCGTGTCGGTCGACGTATACCGTCCCGCCGCCCGCGACCAGTTGAAAGTTGTCGCCGACGCCATCAAGGCTCCCATTTATGTTGGCAAGCTGGAGAAGGCGGACACTGAAAACGTCGTTCGCCTGGCAAAAGAAGCTCGTCGCGAAGCCGCCACCTTCGGCTGCGACGTGCTCATCGTCGACACCGCTGGCCGTCTCCACATCGACGAACAGTTGATGGAAGAAATGCAGGCGCTCAAGGCTCAGCTCAACCCGAGCGAGATCCTCTTCGTCGCCGACTCCATGACCGGTCAGGACGCCGTCAAGTCAGCCGACGAATTCCACAAGCGCCTCACGCTTACCGGCGTCGTCCTCACCAAGATGGACGGTGACGCACGCGGCGGCGCGGCGCTCTCCATTCGCAGCGTGACCGGCCAGCCAATCAAGTTCATCGGCATCGGCGAAAAGTACGACGCGCTCGAGCCGTTCCACCCCGATCGCATCGTCGGACGCATCCTCGGTATGGGCGACATCATGTCGCTGATCGAAAAGGCCGAGCAGAACATCGATAAGAAGAAAGCCGAAGACTTCGCCAAGAAGGCTCTCGGCGGCGACGGCTTCTCCCTCGAAGACTTCCGCGATCAACTCCGGCAGGTTCGAAAGATGGGCTCGTTCTCCAGCTTGCTCGGAATGTTGCCGAAAGTCGGGCCGCTTGCCGGACTTCAGGCCGCAGCCGACAACTTCGACGAGAAGGAACTCGTGCGCGTGGAAGCCATCATCAACTCGATGACGAAGTACGAGCGGGATCACCACGACGTCATCAACGGCCAACGCCGCAAGCGCATCGCGCGCGGATCAGGCACCACGATTCAGGACGTTAACAACCTGCTTCGCCAGTATGCCCAGATGCGCAAGATGTTCAAGGACATGGGCAAGGCAAGCTTCTCGCGCAAGCTCGCCGGCATGAGAATGCCGAGCGGCTTCGGAAGATAA
- a CDS encoding manganese catalase family protein, with product MFHHVKELQFNARVSGPDPRFAKLLLEQFGGGNGELKAAMQYFTQAFGCRQAYPEKYDMLMDIATEEFSHLEIVGATITMLMGSANAELKDATEQKVMKNVTKSMTERAEMIHEAATNPEFLVLSGGGPTVTNAAGIPWNGNYVNANGDLTVDLRSNIAAESRAKIVYEYLMQFTDDPLVLESLRFLMTREISHFQMFQAALDTIQPNFPPGILQGDPRFTHAYFNMSDGASARGPWNEGSGPWADGGKWEYVGNPREAVVKTGGLVDFPQTDPASEKDIQKMDEKLSKMRSEEIKSKVPKGENQWSAYPQTQLDSPMKKAS from the coding sequence ATGTTTCATCATGTTAAAGAATTGCAGTTCAATGCACGTGTTTCCGGACCCGACCCACGGTTCGCGAAGTTGCTTCTGGAGCAGTTCGGAGGAGGTAACGGTGAACTGAAAGCAGCCATGCAGTACTTCACACAGGCATTCGGTTGCCGACAGGCGTATCCGGAGAAGTACGACATGCTCATGGATATTGCGACGGAAGAGTTCAGTCACCTGGAGATCGTGGGTGCGACGATCACGATGCTGATGGGCAGCGCGAATGCGGAGTTGAAAGACGCTACTGAGCAGAAGGTCATGAAGAATGTGACGAAGTCCATGACCGAACGCGCGGAGATGATCCACGAAGCGGCGACGAATCCCGAATTTCTGGTCCTGAGTGGCGGCGGGCCGACGGTAACGAATGCCGCCGGAATTCCCTGGAACGGAAATTACGTAAACGCGAACGGAGATCTGACGGTGGACCTGCGGTCGAACATCGCAGCGGAATCGCGAGCGAAGATCGTTTACGAGTACCTGATGCAGTTCACGGATGATCCGCTTGTGCTCGAATCACTGCGATTCCTGATGACGCGCGAGATCTCGCACTTTCAGATGTTTCAAGCGGCGCTGGATACGATTCAGCCAAACTTCCCGCCGGGAATTCTGCAGGGCGATCCGCGGTTCACGCACGCATACTTCAATATGTCGGATGGCGCGAGCGCGCGCGGGCCATGGAATGAAGGCTCGGGACCGTGGGCAGACGGAGGCAAGTGGGAGTACGTCGGCAATCCTCGGGAGGCAGTTGTAAAAACCGGAGGTCTGGTGGACTTTCCGCAGACCGATCCGGCCTCTGAGAAAGACATCCAGAAGATGGACGAGAAGCTGAGCAAAATGCGAAGCGAGGAAATTAAGAGCAAAGTTCCGAAGGGCGAGAATCAGTGGTCGGCATATCCGCAGACCCAACTGGATTCGCCGATGAAGAAGGCGAGCTAG
- a CDS encoding peroxiredoxin-like family protein → MKWRGVSESEPEPLKATLRDELDERRTLMRRFVPAATQAVNDRATEEFRHAALAQRALKIGDKAPTFTLSDARGKTVKSADLLSQGPLIVTFIRGRWCPFCCATLEAWQGALPQVKAAGSNIVAVTPMSVPQCDFMRDQHKIAFPILSDPGNKVASQFGIAYQVPDYQQQLFATVFINLPHINGDDSWSLPLPATFAIAPDGTIRYSWANEDYTLRAEPAEVLASLK, encoded by the coding sequence ATGAAGTGGCGTGGTGTTTCTGAATCAGAACCGGAACCGTTGAAAGCAACGTTGCGCGACGAACTGGATGAACGTCGCACTCTCATGCGCCGCTTTGTTCCCGCCGCAACTCAGGCGGTCAACGATCGCGCCACTGAAGAGTTCCGCCATGCCGCTCTCGCGCAACGCGCTCTCAAAATCGGCGACAAAGCTCCGACATTCACTCTGTCTGACGCACGCGGCAAGACCGTCAAATCCGCCGATCTACTATCGCAAGGGCCGCTCATCGTTACCTTCATCCGTGGGCGCTGGTGTCCCTTCTGTTGCGCCACTCTCGAAGCCTGGCAGGGAGCGCTGCCACAGGTGAAAGCTGCAGGCTCAAACATCGTTGCCGTTACGCCCATGTCCGTCCCGCAATGCGACTTCATGCGCGACCAGCACAAGATCGCCTTCCCCATCCTCAGCGATCCCGGTAACAAAGTCGCTTCACAATTTGGGATTGCGTATCAGGTTCCCGATTACCAGCAGCAGTTGTTCGCCACCGTGTTCATCAACCTGCCGCACATCAACGGAGACGATTCCTGGTCGCTCCCGCTGCCTGCCACCTTCGCCATCGCTCCGGACGGCACCATCCGCTACTCCTGGGCAAACGAGGACTACACCCTCCGCGCGGAACCGGCAGAAGTTCTCGCCAGCCTTAAGTAG
- a CDS encoding MFS transporter — MNTVVPASHMAEVSHRTRRRIFFRILPYVFLLYIINFIDRMNVSAAALEMPFDKEVLGIGSGIFFIGYFALNIPGALIVEKSSARKLICAIMVLWGLVTMMTAFVRTPTQFYVVRFLLGFAEAGFFPGIVVYLTHWFPNEDRAKAAAYFMAAIPVSSVLGAPLAGWLLGVRWFGLEGWHWLFILEGIPAVIFGIVTLFYLTDWPHEAKWLKTEEREWLVNQLEHEKQAKLKVRKYGVFEVFYQREVLTLTAVYFLFGMLVYGIGVWLPTIVKGVSGESNLNVMLLSAIPYAVSTVVMQINGWHSDKTNERLWHTAIPLMLAGVWLSVMYTAELSTVAMMTVLVLLTASYQAILPTFWAIPSTILGEAAGASATGFINSIGMLGGFFGPALMGYITQNSHTFKPAYAMLAVCMFVAGLLVLSTRIRKPEAT; from the coding sequence ATGAATACAGTTGTTCCGGCTTCCCACATGGCAGAGGTTTCGCATCGCACGCGCAGGCGGATTTTCTTTCGCATACTTCCGTATGTGTTCCTGCTGTACATCATTAACTTCATCGATCGGATGAACGTGTCGGCGGCGGCGCTGGAGATGCCTTTCGATAAGGAAGTGCTGGGGATCGGCTCAGGCATTTTCTTCATTGGCTATTTCGCGCTGAATATTCCTGGAGCCCTGATTGTCGAGAAGTCGAGCGCGCGCAAACTGATCTGCGCCATCATGGTGCTGTGGGGACTGGTGACGATGATGACGGCGTTCGTGCGAACGCCGACGCAGTTCTACGTAGTGCGGTTCCTGTTGGGTTTCGCCGAAGCGGGTTTCTTCCCAGGCATCGTGGTGTACCTGACGCACTGGTTTCCGAATGAAGATCGGGCGAAAGCGGCTGCATATTTCATGGCGGCGATTCCGGTTTCGTCCGTGCTGGGCGCGCCGCTCGCGGGGTGGTTGCTGGGGGTGCGCTGGTTTGGTCTCGAAGGATGGCATTGGTTGTTCATCCTGGAAGGAATTCCGGCGGTGATCTTCGGAATCGTCACGCTGTTCTATTTGACCGACTGGCCGCATGAGGCGAAGTGGCTGAAGACGGAAGAACGCGAATGGCTGGTCAATCAACTGGAGCACGAGAAGCAAGCCAAGTTGAAGGTCCGCAAGTATGGCGTGTTTGAAGTCTTCTACCAGCGCGAAGTGCTGACGTTGACGGCTGTTTACTTCCTGTTCGGAATGCTGGTGTACGGGATTGGCGTGTGGCTGCCGACGATTGTGAAGGGTGTGTCCGGCGAATCGAACCTTAACGTGATGCTGTTGTCGGCGATTCCGTATGCGGTTTCGACGGTGGTAATGCAGATCAACGGGTGGCACTCGGACAAGACAAATGAAAGGTTGTGGCATACGGCAATTCCGCTGATGCTCGCGGGTGTGTGGCTGTCGGTGATGTACACGGCGGAGTTGAGTACGGTTGCGATGATGACCGTGCTGGTGCTGCTCACCGCAAGTTACCAGGCGATCCTGCCGACATTCTGGGCGATTCCGAGCACGATACTGGGCGAGGCGGCGGGAGCGTCGGCGACAGGGTTCATCAACTCGATTGGAATGCTGGGCGGGTTCTTCGGTCCGGCGTTGATGGGGTACATCACGCAGAACTCGCATACTTTCAAGCCCGCGTATGCGATGCTGGCGGTCTGCATGTTTGTGGCGGGATTACTGGTGCTCTCGACGAGAATCCGGAAGCCGGAAGCTACTTAA
- the tmk gene encoding dTMP kinase yields the protein MSPTQRGKFITFEGLDGCGKSTQLNRLADVLRAEGLDVVTAREPGTTAIGEQIRSILLNSRTQGLAPRAELALMFASRAQLIHEIIEPALTAGKYVLVDRYTDSSEAYQGGGRELGTETVLAVHRAVARLNPDLTVLMDSEVSASVARARRRNQQTTRKSGEDADENRFERENRKFFERVHEAYLRIAAREPQRVYMVDARREQDVVHADIVAEVRRRLLSPS from the coding sequence GTGAGCCCCACACAGCGCGGAAAGTTCATCACCTTCGAAGGTCTCGACGGATGCGGCAAAAGTACTCAGCTCAACCGCCTCGCCGACGTGCTTCGTGCTGAAGGACTCGACGTCGTCACCGCCCGTGAACCCGGCACCACCGCAATCGGCGAACAAATTCGCTCCATTCTCTTGAATTCCCGCACCCAGGGCCTTGCGCCTCGGGCTGAGTTGGCGCTGATGTTTGCTTCCCGGGCGCAGTTGATTCACGAGATCATTGAACCAGCACTCACCGCCGGTAAGTACGTGCTCGTCGACCGCTACACCGATTCGTCCGAGGCCTACCAGGGCGGAGGCCGCGAACTCGGCACGGAGACTGTGCTTGCCGTTCATCGCGCCGTCGCCAGACTCAACCCCGATCTGACCGTTTTGATGGACTCCGAGGTGAGTGCCAGCGTCGCTCGCGCCCGTCGCCGCAACCAGCAGACCACCAGGAAATCTGGGGAAGACGCCGACGAAAATCGATTTGAGCGTGAGAATAGAAAGTTCTTCGAGCGCGTTCACGAAGCCTATTTGAGAATCGCCGCCCGCGAACCGCAGCGCGTCTACATGGTTGACGCCCGTCGCGAACAGGACGTGGTGCACGCCGACATCGTCGCCGAAGTAAGAAGGCGCCTCTTAAGTCCCTCCTAG